One genomic window of Glycine soja cultivar W05 chromosome 9, ASM419377v2, whole genome shotgun sequence includes the following:
- the LOC114425854 gene encoding uncharacterized protein LOC114425854: MFIHDWSASIGYGPLYGFLEPQCIHNASSRRQECENYIGRWLKEAGKQIYIAPYLNQAHWQLVVLCPGDNVVVWFCSLKKKPDAAIKGAVNSAMKSVTKTAEGKPPQHGPQWIEAKVHVYLNSKCHMDVISVCVD, encoded by the exons AT GTTTATTCATGATTGGAGTGCGAGCATTGGTTATGGACCATTGTATGGGTTCCTTGAACCTCAGTGTATCCACAATGCAAGCAGTAGACGTCAAGAGTGTGAAAATTACATTGGAAGGTGGTTGAAGGAAGCAGGAAAACAAATTTACATAGCACCTTATTTAAACCA GGCCCATTGGCAGCTCGTTGTATTGTGCCCAGGCGACAATGTAGtggtttggttttgttctttgaaGAAGAAGCCGGATGCTGCCATCAAGGGTGCAGTAAACAG TGCAATGAAATCAGTCACCAAAACTGCAGAGGGAAAGCCACCTCAGCATGGGCCTCAGTGGATTGAAGCAAAGGTAcatgtttatttaaattccaaATGCCATATGGATGTCATTTCTGTTTGCGTTGACTGA
- the LOC114368158 gene encoding mucin-7-like: protein MGDFSWRPLVKKVGLASGTTPLPVVVPTTREGSHPSSLQDLPPTSSAIQASTPNAATIVVASTSPPPSVVFVQEVAPTAEVSAPIALVGPVVAPSSTVVASLLSASVMTASAPKISPPPSLALPVPLSAVLASPSPSTSSHPPCFFRSHLHLLRC from the exons ATGGGTGACTTCTCTTGGAGGCCCTTAGTGAAGAAGGTTGGACTTGCTAGTGGGACTACACCATTGCCTGTTGTCGTTCCTACTACTAGAGAAGGGA GTCACCCCTCAAGTTTGCAAGATCTACCTCCAACTTCATCGGCCATCCAGGCTTCTACTCCTAATGCTGCTactattgttgttgcttctaCTTCTCCACCTCCTTCTGTTGTGTTTGTTCAGGAGGTCGCTCCTACTGCTGAAGTTAGTGCACCAATCGCTTTGGTTGGTCCTGTTGTGGCTCCTTCATCCACTGTCGTTGCATCCTTGCTGAGTGCCAGTGTGATGACCGCAAGTGCTCCCAAGATTTCACCTCCTCCTTCTTTAGCTCTGCCAGTTCCCCTTTCAGCTGTGTTGGCATCGCCATCGCCTTCCACCTCCTCTCACCCCCCATGTTTCTTTAGATCACATCTACACCTCTTGAGATGTTGA